One Trichormus variabilis 0441 genomic window, AGATATTGCCGATCGCATTATTCACATGGAGGACGGTTATTTGCATCAAAATTAAAAGTCAAAAAACTATGCAACTGAATATGTAATTTAAATGCGCCATAGCTTATTGGAATAATTACCAATTACCCATCACTTAACATCGTCTTAAACCCTGCTTGATGATTTATTGATAAATTTCTCTTGCTTAGTTAGACAAACTTAAGTAGCTTGCCAATATCTCAACATCTTAGTAGGGGTAAATATGGAATTAATAAATCGCAACTTCCTTGCAACCCATTGCAAACGCAGGAATTTTTTACTGGGTGCAGGACTAATCACAGGGTTAGTAGTAGCCAGTCAATGGCATCCTGTGATGGCGCAAACAAGATTTTCTGGCTATCCATTTAGTCTAGGTGTTGCCTCTGGAGATTCCTTACCTGATAGCGTGGTGTTATGGACAAGACTAGCACCAGATCCAGTCAACGGCGGTGGTATGTCACCAGTGAATGTTCCTGTGCAGTGGCAAATCGCACGGGATGAAAATATGACACAGGTTGTACAAAAAGGAACAGTCTTAGCAACACCCGAACTAGCTCACTCAGTACACGTTGATGTCCGTGGGCTAGAGCCTGATCGTTGGTACTGGTATCAATTCAAAGTAGGTAATGAAGTCAGCCCCAAAGGACGTACACGTACAGCCGCATCACCTCATAGCTCTATTCAAAAATTTAATTTCGCCTTTGCTTCTTGCCAAGATTGGCAGAATGGCTTTTACACAGCCTACAAACACATGGCTGAAGAAGACCTTGACTTAGTTGTGCATCTAGGTGACTACATCTATGAGTATGGGCCTCGCTCTGGTGCGCCACGTCAGCATATCGGCCCAGAAATCGTTACTCTTAGCGATTACCGAAACCGCTATGCTTTGTATAGAACTGACGTAAATTTACAAGCAGCTCATGCTAACTTCCCTTGGATTTTTACTTGGGATGACCATGAAGTAGATAACAACTATGCCAACTTCATTCCCGAAGATAACCAGAGTCGGCAAGCATTTGAGCGCCGACGAGCCAATGCTTACCAAGCTTACTATGAGCATATGCCATTGCGCCTATCCTCCTTGCCCAAGCAATCTAGTATGCTGCTATATCGACGGTTAACTTTTGGGGATTTAGCTGAGTTCAATGTCTTAGATACTCGCCAATACCGGACTGACCAACCTTGTAATGATGGACTCAAGCCACTGTGTAACGCAGCTTTAGACGCAGCCGCCACCATGACAGGTGCAAGACAAGAAGGTTGGTTACTCAGAGGACTAGACAAATCAAAAGCACGCTGGAATATAATTGCTCAACAAACAATGCTTGGTCAATTTGATTTTGATGCTCGTCCCGATTCCCAAGTCTTCAACGTTGACCAATGGGATGGTTATGTCGCGGCTCGTAATCGCCTCTTGAGTTTTTTCGCACAGCGTAGACCCTCAAACCCAGTAGTAATTACTGGAGATATCCATTCCAGTTGGGTACATGATTTAAAAGCTGACTTTAATAATCCACTGTCAGCAACCGTAGGGACTGAGTTTGTGGGTACTTCCATTACTTCTAGCTTTCCTACAAATTCCATTGCACCAGTTAGAGCAGCTTTGAGCAACAACCCCCATACAAAATTCTTCGATGGTGCTTATCGCGGTTATGTTCGTTGCCAACTAACTAGAGAACGTTGGCAAACTGATTACCGTGTGGTGTCCAGCATCCTTGAAGAGAATGCTTCTATTAGCACCCTCGCTTCCTTTGTGGTAGAAAACGGGCAGCCAGGTGCAAAAACAGCGTGATATGTAGGATTTTAGGAGAGGATTTAGCAATTGCTTTTTTCCTCTCTTTTTCTTTTAGCTAGAATATCTATCTCTTACGTTACTGGTTAGTGATGTGATATAAATGCGATCGCTTCTCAAACTTTAACCTACGCGGTTTTAATCAATATAATTGACATCAAAAATTGTTTAAAAATGCCATCATAGTTAAAGTAAAAGCATTCTGGAGACAAAACCACGGTTTACGCACGTCCTTTAGCACGGTTAATTGAGCAATTGCAACGCCTCCCTGGAGTTGGTCCCAAAACAGCCCAGCGCCTAGCCTTGCATATTTTGAAGCGACCAGAATCTGAAGTAGAAGCTTTAGCACAAGCTCTAGTTGAGGCGAAAAAGCAGATAGGCTTGTGTTCTGTCTGTTTTCACTTATCTTCTGAACCAGTTTGTGAAATCTGCCGCAATCCTAACCGTGAAAATAATACTATCTGCGTAGTAGCAGATTCCCGCGATGTGATTGCCCTAGAGAAAACCCGCGAATTCAAAG contains:
- a CDS encoding alkaline phosphatase D family protein, which translates into the protein MELINRNFLATHCKRRNFLLGAGLITGLVVASQWHPVMAQTRFSGYPFSLGVASGDSLPDSVVLWTRLAPDPVNGGGMSPVNVPVQWQIARDENMTQVVQKGTVLATPELAHSVHVDVRGLEPDRWYWYQFKVGNEVSPKGRTRTAASPHSSIQKFNFAFASCQDWQNGFYTAYKHMAEEDLDLVVHLGDYIYEYGPRSGAPRQHIGPEIVTLSDYRNRYALYRTDVNLQAAHANFPWIFTWDDHEVDNNYANFIPEDNQSRQAFERRRANAYQAYYEHMPLRLSSLPKQSSMLLYRRLTFGDLAEFNVLDTRQYRTDQPCNDGLKPLCNAALDAAATMTGARQEGWLLRGLDKSKARWNIIAQQTMLGQFDFDARPDSQVFNVDQWDGYVAARNRLLSFFAQRRPSNPVVITGDIHSSWVHDLKADFNNPLSATVGTEFVGTSITSSFPTNSIAPVRAALSNNPHTKFFDGAYRGYVRCQLTRERWQTDYRVVSSILEENASISTLASFVVENGQPGAKTA